TCATTCACCAAATATAAATACATTCACTCACAATAATAAGAATGAGTTCTCAGCTATGTTTGATAAGTGTTATGTGAATCTTTTGTGGCACAATAGGCTTGGTCATGTTTCCTTTGTCAAAATGAGAGGAATATCCTCCATACCTGTGCATTCTCACCCAAACAACTCTTTATTTGTTCAATTTTCCCCATGGCTAGACAAGCCAGACTTCTATTTCCACAAAGAATCAGTACCTCTACTCAAATATTTGAATTGCTGCATATTAACATATGAGGTCCTTACCATGTCACTACTCATGATAACTACAAGTACTTTCTCATACTAGTGGATGACTTCAGTAGATCCACTTGGACACATTTACTAAGCAATAAGCGCAATGCTCTACAAGCCATCAAAGCCTTTATAACTATGAGAAAATCAATTTAATACTTAGTAAAAATCATCAGATATGACAGTGGGCTGGAGTTTACCGGACATGAAGCTACCACATTCTATCAATCCATCATTCATCAGAAAACCTACCCTTACACACtacaacaaaatggggtagtgGAGAGAAAACACAAATATCTCCTAAAAACTGATAGGGCACTTATGTTTCAATCCAAATTACCAATTAGATATTGGGGAGAATGCATTTTGACAGCCACCTACTTAATTAACATATTACCTACTACCTAACTAAACAACAAATGTCCTTTTGAACTTTTGTATCACAAGAAACCCAATTATTCTCACTTGAGGAGCTTTGGTTGTCTTTGTTATTCTACTATACCTAAGGTACAAAGGAATAAGTTTGAGCCTATAACAACTCCACATGTCTTTATATGCTATCCTTTTGGGACAAAGGGTTACAAAGTACTAAGCCTAGCCACTAGAAAAATACACATCTCTAGAGATGTTATGTTTCATGAAAATGTCTTTCCTTTTACTCTAACTTCTAAGAATGTTTCCCCATATAGTGTCTTCAAATCAGTCACATTTCCTACTCATATTGAAAGTGAAAGTCCACTTCCTAATGTTCAAGGTGCTGCAGATATCATATCTCCAGGTGTGCACCAACACCCCGAATTTTCTCCTGTTAATGACACTTCAACACAACCTAATAACTCATTACCTTATGGCTCTGTCCATGCATCTTCATATGAGGCTGCTAGTAATAATCCACCCACATCCACTCAATCAGAAACAATTACAATCAGGAAGTCCAATAGAACACACAAAACTCCTACTTACCTAAAAAATTATATCTACACCCTTCCTAATAGAACTCAACTTGCCACCTCTCAATGCTCACCTTCCTTAAATGCACTCTTCTCCAATCATAATCACATCAGCCATGATGCTCTGTGTTCTGAAAGTCAGCACTTAATGACAAATGTTTGCCATGATAGTGAGCCATCCTCATATGGAGATGCATCACTTAATCCTGCATGGCAAGTAGCCATGACACAAGAATTTGAAGTCCTTCATGCCAATCATACTTGGGATTTAGTTCCCTTACCAGCAGGAAAACAGGCAATAGGCTGTAAGTAGGTTTACAAAGTCAAACATAAAGTAGATGGAAGCATTGAAAGATTTAGGGCTAGACTAGTGGTGAAGGGTTATACTCAAAGAGCAGGAATTGATTATACAGAGACATTTTCCCATGTTGTCAAGATGACAACAGTTAGAGCCTTGGTTACTGTTGCTATGAAGAAAGGCTTGGGTATATTCCAACTTGATGTAGACAATGCATTCCTTCATGGACCTGCATGAAGAAGTATATATGGAGATGCCACCAGGTTTTCTGATTGATCTGTCTAGCTCACATAGGATGGTTTGCAAGCTAAACAAGTCGTTGTATGGACTGAAACAAGCCAACAGGCAGTGGTATGCCAAGCTAATTGAAGCCCTGTCATCAATGGGGTACAAACATTCTAAGAATGACTATTTATTGTTCTCCAAAAAGACCTCATCCTCCACTATCTTTATAGCTGTGTATGTATATTGATGATGTTATCATCACTAGTACTGATCCAGTGGAGATAACCAACTTGAAAGCCTTCCTTGATAAACAGTTCAGAATCAAAGACCTAGGGAGACTTCACTACTTTTTAGGCTTAGAAGTTCTCTACAAGCCAGATGATGTTATCATTTCTCAAAGGAAGTTTGCCTTAGATCTGTTAAAGGAGTATCATTATTTTGCCTACAATAACTTATCTTCTTCCTTTGGTCATGCCCTAAAACTAAAAGCCAATGAATGCACTCTTCTGTTAGATCCCACATATTACAGAAAATTAGTAGGCAAGCTGAACTTCTTAACCAATACCAAACTAGATATATCATACAATGTGCAGCTCCTCAGTCAATTCATGCAAGCACCCAGAGACATACACTTGACTGCAACTTTCCATCTTCTCAGATATCTCATGAAGGATCCCACACTAGGAATATTTTTCTCCAATAGTACTGATTGTTCCATTTCTGCATACTGTGACTCTGACTGGGGAGCATGCCCTAATTTTAGGAGATCTGTTACTGGCTATCTTAAATTCTAGTGGGAGATAGTTCTATTAGCTGGAAGTGCAAGAAACAAGAGACCATTTCCTTATCTTTTGTTGAAGCTGAATACAAGTCTCTTAGGAAAGTTGTTGGGGAACTAGTGTGGCTGAACAGGTTATTTGAAGAACTTACTATCCCACAATCCAGTCCCATTGACGTCTTTTGTGATAGCCAATCTGCTATCCATATTGCGCACAACCCTGTGTTCCATGAGCAGACCAAGCATATTGAAGTAGATTGCCATTTTGTAAGGACAAACTTCAGGAAGGTCTGATTTCTTTCCATCATGTAGCTACTACTGATCAATAGGCTGATGTCCTCACCAAAACTCTCACAGGAGTTAAACACACTGCTGTCCTTGGCAAGTTGGTTGTGAGATCACTAGGTAAAGCTATTAAGAGTATTAAGAGACTTAATTATTATATTGTTCCCAATTTGTACTGTGCTGAGTCAACATGTAACTATATCTAGTTAGTTGTAATAGTTATACAATTAGTTGTATTTTGTATAGCTGTCATACGTGTACATATATACACATTTTGCAATAATGAGAAGATAGTAGAGTTTCATTTCACAATTCATtttatactctctctctctctactctCGTAGAACTCTCGAGAACCTCCATTGGAGCTCTTGTGTCAGCTTCAATTCTTCACTGCAGTGTTAATTTCAATAACCAACATTCATCACAAACGTTGTGGTGGAGTGtaagtacttttttttttccttaataagAGGTCGGGAGTTTGCGATATAGGATATGAAATCGTTTTTAGTAAGGAGCGGTTTACTTCCAAAGTGAAATTTCTCGGTGCGAATATGAATTAATCGGGTTTTAATACGAATATCGGACACCGAATAAAAAACCCAAAAAAGATATTGTCAATGttcattttggaagaaattatgATCTTTGGTCAATTATTTTTTGGCACATGACTTCTGACTGAGCATCAGCTATTATGAAGCTAGTAATTAGCATCCACTTCCAATGAAAAGACTGGCTACCAAATTGTTACGTACAGTGTTTAAATTTAGTTCGTTATGCACTACTTATTGCTCCATTATTTTCATGTTTCTTTCAAAGTGTTTTGGACCTCTGTTGTATTAAGCACCGTCTTGAATTATTTTGTTCCAAATGTTTGGTATAGCCATTATTGTTGGTTGGGATGCTTCCTTAAATGTTTTGCACAGCGAGTTCAAATTCTGTACGTGTAAAagttgaaaatatatatacaataagCTGAAGTTATATACACTAATACACATATATACACGATTAATGTAAAGAATTTTTTATACTATAAGGTAACCCAAAGAGTATTTACAGGTACATATATGagatttataattttgaaaataagagGTAAAGGTGATTAGATAGTTTAAAATTTTCTTACAAGGATAGATAGTGTATATAATTCTTTAAAGACTAGCTACAATCAACAATAAATGGCTAGTATCAACTTAGAATTTATAGAGTACTCCAAGTTGATATTATAAAATAAGAATCTAGCAAATGTAAAAACTTAAAACTTGCACAAAAATATAAAAGGGACAAAACTCTCAATTTACCAAATTAATAGTCACTGTAAAACAGTATAATGAGAACCTTTGACTAAAAGAAAACTATTGAACTATACTAACGTACCCTTGTGTGTTAGCAATAGCTGTATCCTAATGGCAATTAAAGAAGAGACATATTAAGATGAGGTAGTGAAAATTGGATCTCATTTTCATCCAAAAAGAAAGAACCCCACACGTATACCAATACTTTTGTTCCCAATAATTTTGAATTAACTAAGGTTTACAGCTCACAGCCCTTGCCCCAGTTGCCCATAATTCCTCTCATTAGTCTGATCCTTCCTACTATGTTCAGCTTCATAATTCACCTATAAAAATCCCTCCTTTACAAATCAGTGCATCATCACCTCACactctttcccttttctcttTATCAATTTCAGCTAAGAAAATGGCTTCTAAAGTTTCAACAGCAATGCTTCTGCTTAGCGTACTAATGAGCATCCAACTATTAGCAGCCTCAGCGGGTAACTTCTACAGAGACGCTGTGATTACTTGGGGCGAAGGACGTGGTAAAATACAAGAAGGCGGCAGAGGCCTCGCCCTCACTCTTGATAAACTTTCAGGCTCTGGTTTTCAGTCCAAGAATGAGTATTTATTCGGAAGATTTGATATGCAACTCAAGCTTGTCCCTGGAAATTCCGCTGGCACAGTCACCACTTTCTTTGTAAGTTTCTCTTACTAAATACAACTCTAGTGTACTAGTAATTCTTATAGTATGTCATATGAGCTCATggatttcttttctttgttttcatcAGTTATCTTCACAAGGAGAAGGACATGATGAGATTAATTTTGAGTTCTTGGGCAATGTTTCTGGCCAGCCCTACACTATCCATACCAATGTTTATACACAAGGAAAAGGAAACAAAGAACAACAATTCCACCTTTGGTTCGATCCAACTGCTGCATTTCACACTTACACCATTGTCTGGAACCCTCATCGCATAGTGTAAGTTAGACAATCCCTTACATATATCTTTCTTATATATCCAGAGTTTAACTTCTACATACTGAAAATATACAAGAAATTTTTACACTATTCGCCATATAGCAGATGAATACAACTAACTGTCTAAGTCAAACTAGTTACCTGAAAAATAAAGCATATTCTATGACTTTCTATAACATATTAAATTTTACACTGATAGTGTAACAAGAAAAACTTACACTGTTAATGTATATAAGTTTAGATCTAAGTTCTTGTATTTCTGTTAGTTTTACATTTTATCTTACCTATGCATTCTTTGATATAATCAGGTTTTTAGTGGACAACAGCCCCATTAGAGTATACAACAACCATGAAAGCATAGGCATTCCATTCCCAAAGAGCCAAGCAATGAGAGTATACTGCAGCTTATGGAATGCAGATGAGTGGGCAACACAAGGAGGCAGAGTCAAAACAGATTGGACACTTGCTCCTTTCACTGCTTACTACAGAAACATCAATATCGATGGTTGTGCAGTGTTATCCGGTACCTCGTCATGTAAATCCAGCAATTCAGCAAACAATGCTAAGCCATGGCAAACTCATGAACTTGATGGAAAGGGAAGGAATAGACTAAGATGGGTGCAAAGCAGACACATGGTTTATAATTATTGTGCTGATTCTAAGAGGTTTCCTCAAGGTTTTTCAGCTGAGTGCAAGAGTTCAAGATTTTAGAAGATCGATTCACTTGATCTACTTCCTAAGGTCAATGCATATTCAGTTGGTTTTTGGGATTGGTTGTTTGTCTGTGAGATGAGAGTatgaaattctttattctttgTACCAATAAAAGTTTTGTTTGTTACTCATTTCGTTGTGTATTCAAGTTTCTTTTTGTAATAAAATGTGTATGGTTactttcttttcttaataaaataatgTTATATCATGGTGGAAGGATGTGCTTATTCGATGAAGTAGCCGAGTAATTTCTGTCTAAACATGAAGCTTTCAacttttaaaatacataattttgCCGTAAGATACAGAACaaaagtagtataaatagatggagaagaatgatgaaatAGACGACCTATGTGCCATGTTTTCAGAATGCAACCTAGTCGAAAATCCTAGAGAATGGTGgattgattcaggagcaactCGACATGTCTGTGCTAACAAGGAGTTGTTTACTTCTTATGCTCTCGCTGGACCCAACGAGACAGTGTTTATGGCAAACTCCGCTACAGCAAAAATTGAAGGAACGGGAAAGCTGGCTTTGAAGATGACTTCAGAAAAGATTGTGACTCTAAAAGATGTTCTTCATGTTCCTGAAATGCGGAAGAATTTAGTCTCGATATCACTTCTAGTCAAGAATGGCTTTAAGTGTGTTTTTGTTTCCGACAAGGTTGTagttagtaagaatgaaatgtatgtaggAAAATGTTACCTGACTGAGGGCCTTTTTAAACTCAATTAATTGCCATtgatatgaataaaatttcagcttcatCTTACTtgcttgagtcaaataatttatggcatgaaCGTTTAGGCCAAGTCAACTTCAAAActttgcgaaaaatgattaatttggaagtattagCTAAGTTTGAATGCAATAACtcgaaatgtcaaatatgtgtggaatcaaagtatgttaagcatccttataagtcagtagaaaggaattcaaatcctttagacttaattcacacggatatttgcgacatgaagtcaataccatctcgtagtgggaaaaagtatttcataactttcattGACGATAGTACTAGATATTGCtatatttacttacttaatagtaaagatgaagcaatagacgcattcaagcaatacaaaaatgaagttgaaacacaattaaacaaaaagatcaaaatgataagaagtgatagaggcggcgaatatgaatctccttttgaagaaatatgtttggaaAATTGCATTATTCACCAAATAACTGCCCCTTACTCACcgcaatctaatggaattgcagaaagaaagaatagaacgttaaaggagatgatgaacgcctTATTAATAAGTTCTGGTTTACCTCAGAACTTGTAGGGGGAAGCTATTCTTACAGCTAATCGAATACTGAATCGAgttccccatagcaaaacacaatccattccatatgaaaaatggaaaggaaggaaacccaacctaaaatattttaaagtgtgggggtgtttggctaaagtgcaagttcctaaacccaaaagggtaaaaattggACTAAAAACCATTGATTGTATTTTCGTAGGATATGCAACAAATAGTAAGGCATATCGgtttctggttcataaattagaaaatcccgacattcatattaATACGGTAATTGAATCGGATAATGCTGATttttttgagaatatttatccgtataaaatgGAATGTGAGTCGTCTAATGAAAAATCTAAGCGACCTAGGGAAGAAGCAAAGGAAAGTACGTTTGATGAGGAAactccaagacgtagtaaacgtcaaaggacagctacttcctttggaccagattttctggcattcttattggaaaatgagcctcaattCAAAGAAGCAATATCTTCCTCggaagcacaatattggaaagaggcagtcagtagtgagatagaatccatattaagtaatcatacttgggaattggttgatctacCTTtgggaaataaacctttgggttctaaatggattttcaaaaggaaaatgaaagctgatggtactattgacaaatataaggcaagattagttgttaaagggtttagacaacga
Above is a window of Nicotiana tabacum cultivar K326 chromosome 8, ASM71507v2, whole genome shotgun sequence DNA encoding:
- the LOC107763987 gene encoding xyloglucan endotransglucosylase protein 1-like, with the protein product MASKVSTAMLLLSVLMSIQLLAASAGNFYRDAVITWGEGRGKIQEGGRGLALTLDKLSGSGFQSKNEYLFGRFDMQLKLVPGNSAGTVTTFFLSSQGEGHDEINFEFLGNVSGQPYTIHTNVYTQGKGNKEQQFHLWFDPTAAFHTYTIVWNPHRIVFLVDNSPIRVYNNHESIGIPFPKSQAMRVYCSLWNADEWATQGGRVKTDWTLAPFTAYYRNINIDGCAVLSGTSSCKSSNSANNAKPWQTHELDGKGRNRLRWVQSRHMVYNYCADSKRFPQGFSAECKSSRF